The sequence TGAACAACGGGCAGGCGTGCGTGGCGCAGACCCGGATCCTGGTCAGCGAGCGACGACACGACGAGGTCGTCGACGCGCTCGCCGACATGATGTCGGGCCTGCGGGTCGGTGACCCCGCCGACGACAGCACCGATATCGGACCGCTTGTCGCACAGCGACAGCAGCAGCGTGTGCAGGGCTACATCTCCTCGGGGGCGGCCGAAGGCGCTCGAATGGTGTTGGGCGGCACCGACAAACCGCATGGCCGTGGCTGGTATGTGCGGCCCACATTGTTCGCCGACGCCACCAACGAGATGCGCATCGCCCGCGAGGAGATCTTCGGGCCCGTGCTCACCGTGCTCAAGTACACCGACGAGCGTGACGCCGTGCGGATCGCCAACGACAGCGACTACGGGCTGGCGGGTTCGGTGTGGACGTCCGATGTCGCCCACGGATTGCGGATCGCCGAACAGATCCGCACCGGCACCTACGGCATCAACATGTACACGCTGGACACCACCGCCCCGTTCGGTGGGTTCAAGCAGTCCGGCATCGGCCGCGAGTTCGGCACCGAGGGTCTGTCGGAATACGTGGAACTGCAGACGACGGTCAGCGCGCAGAAGCTGCCGGACCTAGCCTGACAGCTGCAGCGTGACTTCGGCGGGGCAGCACAACTCGTTGCGCTGGTTGCACACCGCGACGGTGAGGTCCACCAGCAGCCGTGATCCCTCTTGGCGTTTGGCGACCACACGTCCCCGTCCCACCATCGTGTCACCGGCGTAGATCGAGCCGAGCATCTTGATCCTGCGGCGCACCATTCTGCTGTACGGCCCCGCCCAGTCGGTCACGACGCGGTCCACGAAGCCGGCGATGTGCATGGTGTTGACGAAGATCGTCGGGTGCCCGTGGTTCCGGGCGTACTTTGGGTCGTAGTGGGCGGCAAAGTAATCCCACGTCGCGCCCGCGTTCATCACCACCCGTTGGTAGTCGATGTGGTCGACCACCTCGGCCAGTTCGGTGGGGATCACCACGTCGTCCCACGACATGCCGGGGTAGGCGGTCACGGCCGCTCCGCAGGGGTGAACCGGAACAGGGTGTTGGTGTTGACGGCGACCAACGTCTTATCGTCGCGGTGAAACTCGTCGCGTGTCTCGACGAAGTGGCCGGTGCCCAGACGGGTCTGCTTCTCGGCAGAGACCGACACCACCTCCTCGACCACGTACAGCCGGTCCCCCTCGACGATGGGGGTGAGGAACTCGACGTCGTTGGACGCGTTGATGATCGTGGTGCCCGGCAGCGGAACACGAATGGCGATCGACGGGGTGGGTGGCTGCTCGGTCGGCAACCACGGCGGCGGAATCAACCAGCCCATCAGCATCGCAGGCGGCGCGAGCAGCCCGCCCCACACCTTGCGGGCGAAGTCCTCGTCCCAGTACGACGGGTTGGCGTCGCGCACCATCGCGGCGAAATGCTGAATCCGGGCGCCGCTGACCGCGGTGCCCGCATACCGTGGCGGTGTCCTGGTGCCCACCATTAGCAGCGCGTCGGCGTAGGTGCCGAACGCGAACGCGTACCGGATACCGGTGCTCACACCAGCAGCACGTTCTCGCGCGGGGCTCGGTCCCATTGGATTTCACGCGACGTGAAGTACCAGCCGCCCCGTTCGTAGACGAGCCGGTCGGTGAAAATGCCGGTGGCCACCACCGTGTCGGCGCCGAACAACAACGCGACACACCGCTGGGTGGCCTCGACCCCGTCCACCGTGATCTCGTGGTCGACGGTCACCAGCCTGCGGCCGGCGCCGCCGTCGAACGCCGCGCGCAGATCGGTGAACGGCTCTCCCCCGCGCGAGTACGTCGCACCCGCATGCCTGAACGTGGCGATCCACCCGGCCAGATCACCGGCGGAATAGCAGCGGTTGTGCCGGGCGTCGAGATCGAGAATCGCCGCCCGCCCGGCAAGCCCGTCGAGCACATACTGTTGCTGGTAGGTCAACGTCAAGGCCGTCTCCTTCTAGCGACTCAACACGTATCCGTGCGCTTCCCTGTCCCACGCACCGGCACCACATCCACGGTCACGAAGCACGTCCTTGCGCACCCGCCCGATGGCGTTCTTCGGGATCTCGTCGAGTACTTCCACATACCTCGGCACGCAGAAGTACGGCATGCGCTGGGCGCAGAAGTCCAGCAGTTCACTGAAATCGATTGCGGCGCCGCGCTGTAGCGTGACAAGTACCAGAATGTCGTCTTCGCCGAGTTCGCTGGGGACGGCCACCGCGGCCGCTTCCGACACCGCGGGATGACCCATGACCACCTGTTCGACCTCGACCGACGAGATGTTCTCGCCGCGGCGGCGCAGCGAGTCCTTGACCCGGTCGACGTAGGTGAGGTTGCCGTCGCTGTCAAGGCGCCCCAGATCTCCGGTGCGAAACCACTGCGGGTGCGGTTCGACGCGTAACCCGCCGGACCCGGGCGACACATACCCCTCGCTCATCACATGCGCTGTCCGCGCCCGGCAGGCGATCTCACCGACGTCGCCGTCGGGCACCTCGCGCCCGTCGGCATCGATGACGCGGACGTCGAATACCGGGTTGACGTGACCAGAGGTACCCGGCACACCCGCATCCGAAACCGGCTTGTACGCAAGCGGGAACGCCTCGGTCAGGCCGTACATCGTCACGACGCGGCAGTTGTAGCGTTGCTCGATGCCGCGGTAGATCTCGGTGGAGATCGGTGCCGCCGAGACGAACCGCAGACCGATCTCGGCGTCACGAGGGTCGGGCGGAAGGGTCCACAGCATCGAGACCATGGCGCCGGCCCCGGCGAAACCTACTGCGCCGCAGGACCGTATCTCGTCCCACACCTTGGTGGGGTGAAAACCGTCGGCCAGCACGCTGGTGCCGCCGACCAGCAGCGGCGCCAGTATGGTCGGCGCCGCGCTGAGATGAAACAGCGGCATCGCGGTCCATATCGTCTCGCCGGCCGCGAACTCCCACGCCGATGCGACGGTCGCGGCCGCGCGGAACAGGTACTGCCATGTGGTGGCGACCGCTTTGGACGGCCCGGTGGTTCCGGAGGTGAAGAACAGCGCGCCGATGTCGTCGGGGCCCGTCGTGTGCGACAGCCCGAGCGCACCGGGCGACGACGCGAGCCGCTCAGACAGACTTTCGCCGCACACCAGGGTGGTGCTCAGCGTGTCGACCTGTGCCGCCACCTCCTCGATCCGCTGCAGCCGGTCGGTGTCGGCGAGCACCGCCTTGGCGCGTGACAATGTCAGCGCGTGGGCCAGGAAGTCGCCCTTGCTGGCGGCGTTGACGGCCGCGGTGACCACCCCGACGCGGGCCGCTCCCAGCCAGAAGTACACCCACTCCGGGCAGGTGCCGGTGAACAGCGCCAGCGTGTCCCCCGGGCCCAAACCCAGCTCGACGAGCAGGTGAGCTGCGGCGCAGGACCTTTCGCGCATGTCGGCGAACGTGACCGGAACCCCGCCGATCGACATCATCACCCGGTCGGGAAACTGGTCCGCGCGCCGGTCCAGCACCGCCGCGACGGTGAACTGGTCGACACCGAAAGCCGCCGGCTCGATCGGCGGCCTTTGGCCCGGGGACGTCACGCTTGGGCTGCGGCCGGATCGGGCAGGCCGTTGGCGGTGTACCCGAAATCGGTCGCCGACGGCTCGGGTCCCGGATAGAACCGGTGCGCCCAGCGCCGCAGCGCGGCGTAGTCGCGGGCCTCCTCCGGGGCGAGGTTGGGCTTCTCCAGGTACTTCATGTTCTCCCAGGTGAAGAAGTCCTGCTTGATGACCTCCTGCTGCAACTGCAAGAACTTCGCCGCCCGACCGGTCGGTTTGTCGCCGGTGTCGCCGGGTTCACGAACCGAGGCCTGGGTGTAGAAGTAGTCGGTGTAGTCCTCGTCCACCGGGGTCTGGCCGGTCACCTGAACGGTGGCCACCAGTTCAGAGGGGAACCGGACCACGCCGAGGCCCAGCGAATAGTTGTCGTAGATGATCTTGGCGTCCACCGGGCCGTTCGGGGTGAGCCATGTCTTTGCCCGTCCCCCACCGAAATTGGCGTTTACCGTCGCATGCAGGTGGTAGCCGGACAGGTCGAAGGACGCGGTGTTGGCCGGGTTGGCGGCCTTGTGCACATACTGCACGTGGTACGGGTCGGCGGCATTCTCGATGATCATCTGCGCATGCACCTTGACCCGGTTCACCATTCGGCTGTGCGGATGCAGCGGGTAGTACTCGCCGGTTTCGAGTTCGGGCAGCACCGGTGGTTGCCAGTAGGGCGCGCGGCCGTGGCGTTCGTGCCACACCAGGATGAAGCCGTACCACTCCGTGCTGGGATAGCTGCGGATGCGCACGTTCTGCTTGCAGCCGATCTTGCTGTACGGGATCAGCGCGTTGGTGCCGTCGCCATTCCATTGCCAGCCGTGCCAGGGGCAGACGATGCGGTCCCCCTCGACCGTCCCGCCGACGCCCATGTTCGCGCCGAGATGCTGGCAGTAGGCGTCCAACACGTTGATCTGACCGGACTCGGTCCGGAAGATCACCAGCTCCTCACCGAAATAGTGCGCGCGCTTGACCTGGCCGGCGCCCAGCTCGGAGGCGAACCCGACGACGAACCAGCCGGTGGGGAAACGGTAGGTCGACAGGCTGATCCCGTTCGAGCCGAACTCGCGTTCCGACGGGTCGAGGGTGGGGTCGTTGACCGAATCCGGCAATGTTGTCTCCGTCCGCGACGCGATACGGCAGGTCGCGAGCACCCGCCGTTGCCTATTTTTACTATTTTAGGCATTCTAAAGCAAGGATCAGGCAGGAGGGCCGCGAGTGACCGCTACCGAATCGGTCGACTTGTCCGATTTCTCCTTGTGGCAGAACGGGTTTCCCGATGATCTGTTCACGACGCTGCGCCGTGAGCAGCCAATCTTTCACCATGCGCTCACCGACGGCGTCGCCAAGACCGTCACTCGGGATTTCTGGGTGGCCACCAAGCACCGGCACGCGCAACGGATCCATCGGGACACCGACGCATTCACCGCGGTGGACGGTCCGCTCATCCAAGGCATCGGCCCCGCGGGTGCGTTTCCCAACATCATCAACATGGACCCGCCCGAGCAGACCAAACGGCGACGGGTGCTCTCGCACGCCTTCACCCCGCGCGCGATCGGCAAGCTCGAGAACGGGATTCGCGAACGCGCCGCAGCGCTGGTCGAGCACCTGCTGGCGTCGGGCAGCGGTGACTGGATCGAGGATGTGGCCGATGTCCTGCCGATGTCGGTCATCGGCGACATCATCGGCATCCCGGAGAAGGACCGACCGCACATCTTCGCCACGTTCGACCGGATACTGCAGGCGGGATCGCCGGACTCGGAGCTGACCTCGCAGGACCAGTTGGCGGCGTTCACCGAGGTTTTCGAGTATGCGGTCGAGCTCACCGCCGAGAAGCGGCGCAACCCCGTCGACGATATCTGGAGCACGCTGGCCACCGCGGTGATCACCGACGAGAACGGTGAGCGACTGTCTATCCCCGAAACCGAACTCGAGACGTTCTTCTTCGTGCTCGCGTTCGCGGGCAGCGACACCACGAAGAACGCGCTGGCCTACGGCTTGCAGGCGTTCGTGGCCAACCCGGCCCAGATCGAGCGGTACCGCACCGAGGAGGCGATCCGATCGTCGGCGGTCGAAGAGGTGCTGCGCTGGTCGAGTCCGATCGCGTTCTGGACCCGCACCACGAAGGTCGACGTGCAACTCGACGATGTGCTCATCCCGGCCGGGCAGCGGGTGGTCGCGATGCTGCGCTCGGCCAACCGTGACGAAGAGGTGTTCGACGATCCGTTCCGCTTCGAGATCGGGCGCGTCGACAATCCGCACGTCACGTTCGGTGGCGGCGGGGCGCACTATTGCCTGGGCGCGATGCTGGCCCGCGCCGAGATCCGCGCGGTGCTCGACGAGTTGCTGTGTCGTGCCGCCGACATCGGCCTCGGGCCAGCCAAGGTGTCGCATCCCAACCTGACCAACAACATGACGATCTTCGACGCGATGCCGATCACGGTGACCCCTCGCTAAAGCACCCTCCGCGCGCCCAAACGACCCTTTGGGCGCTCCGAGACGCCGGGTTCAGAGGCCCTTCGGGCGGGTGCCGATCACACCGTCGGCGCTGAGCCGGTCCAGGTCGGATTGCGTGAGCCCGCACAACTCCGTCAGCACCTCAACGTTGTGCTCCCCCAGCGTCGGCGGCGTGCGGTACAGCCAGGCGTCGACGCCGTCGGGGCGGGCGAACGGCGGACACGGATACCGCCCCGCCCCGGTGCGGGGATGGTCCAGCTTCTCGAAGAAGCCGCGGTGTTGCAGTTGCGGGTTGTCGACCACCAGCGACGGCGAGACCACCACTGCAGCCGGGATACCTTCCTGCACAAGGATTTCCGCGACAGCCTCGGCGTCCTGCGATGCCAGCCACTGTTCCAGCCGGGCGTCGTCGGTCCCGCCGGCGAGTTCGGCCAGGGCTGCACGTTGAGCCTCGGTGTGGGCACACACCGCGACCCAGTCGTCCTCCCCCGCGCACCGATAGATGTCCTGGACGGCTGCGGTGTGTCCACGGTTACCGCGGCGCTCCATGATCCGGCCGAAAACCTCGTATTCCGTGGTCTGCGCGGCGGTTACGTTCAACACCGTCTCGATCATCGGCACCTCGACCAGCTGCCCCCGGCCTGTGCGTTCGGCGTAAGCCAGCGCGGCGAGCAGCGCGAATGCGGCATGCGCGCCCGCCAGCGGATCACACGCACCGCGCGGTGCGACCGGCGGCCCGTCGGGCAGCCCGGTCACCCACGCCAGGCCGGCGATCTGCTCCATGGTCGGGGCGAACCCCACCCGGTCCCGCCACGGACCGGTCAGGCCGAACGCCGGCATCCGGACCGTCACCAGCCGCGGGTTGATGTCCAGCAAGACGTCGGCGCCGAGGCCGAACTGGTCCATCACGCGCGGCGAGAAGTTCTCCACCACGGCGTCGGCCTTGCCCACCAGTTCCTTGACCAGGCGCACACCGTCGGGTGACTGCAGATCCAGTGTCACCGAACGCTTGTTGGTGTTCATGGCGTGAAAGACCCAGCCGTACTCCCACCAGTCGTCGACGTCCTTGCGCATGCCGCCCGAGTATCGAATTCCGTCCGGGCGTTGCACCGATTCGATCTTGATCACGTCGGCCCCGAACGCCGCCAGGGCATGGGTGGCCGCCGGACCGGCCCAGAACGCGGTGAAGTCGACGACGCGGACGCCGGCAAGCGGCCGGCCACCCGAGGTCGTCGTCGCACCCGCGTACGTCCTTGGCCGCCAGAGCGGTTCGTTATCGGCACTTCCGACCGCAGGCGCCGGGCGCACCGGTGCCGGCTGGGCTTCGGACATCAGCCACGGCGGGCGCGGTTGCCGGAAGCCCGCCGGGTGGTTCACATACACTCCCCGCTGCGCCATGTGGTCCATCGCCGGAATGGTCGCGCCGTTGCCCAGCGGAGCCAGCGGCAGCCGGAACAGCTGCCCGAGCTCGACGACCTCCTCGACGGTGCGGGACCGCATCCACGGGCCGATGCGCTCACGGATCCAATCGCGGTAGTCCCAGCGGCCGAGCTGGAACTGCAGCGCGGGAATGTCGGTGAACTCCGGGCACTCGACCATCGCGGCGAAGTCCAGCCACTGCTGGCCGGTCACCATGCTGATCCCGACGAAGCCGTCTTTGGCCTGCTCGATCGACGGCACCTCGACCGAGCGTCTGACGGGCGGCACCCGCAGCAGCTGCGAATGCAGCCATTCGCTGCTCTGCATCAGCGTCACGGCCTCGAGCATCGACATGTCGAGATGACCACCGGCCCCGCCGGTGCGAACCCGCCGGTGCAGCGCCAGCGCGCCGTAGGCGGCCCACACCCCGCCCATGTACTCCCCCAGCTCGCCCCCGATCGAAATCGGCGGGCCCGCCGGATCACCGCGAAAACCCGTCAGCCCGGACGCCGCCTGCAGGGTGAACTCGGTTGCCGGGCGCTGCGCCCACGGGCCGGTCCAACCGAAGTCGGAGATGGTGACGACGACGCAGTGTGGTGCGGCCGCCAGCAGCCGCCGCGGATCGATGTCCCGGCTGACCGCTTCACCGCGGTTCGCCGTCAGCACGACGATATCGGCGCGCGTAAGCAGATCGCCGGAAAGCTGTGTGATGCTTCGCTTTCCAGCATTGAGGTAGCTGAACAACGGTGAGTCCGCCCCGGCGGGCGGGACGGCGCCGGTGACGGTGTAGCGACGGAACGGATCCCCCTCCGGCGGTTCGACCTTGACCACGTCGGCGCCGGCGTCCACCAACACTTTGCCGCAGTACGCGCCGGCGATCCGGTCGCTGACCTCGACGACGCGCAGGTCATCAAGCGGGGTCGGTGCTACATCGCCCACGCGTGCGACCTCCTCGTTTTTGGCCATCTTAGTAACTATTGGCGGATAGCCGGTCCGGGTGGCTGCGCTGTCGCTGTTAATATTGCGATGTCATGACAACGCTGGGTATCGGTCCCGAAGCGCGACGTCGGTTAGGGGCCCGCAGAACCGCCGAGATCGTCGCCGATGAACTTCGCCGTCAGATCATCGAGGGCGAGCTGTCCGACGGTGATCTGCTGCCCCGCCAGGAAGTGCTCGTCGAACAGTTCAATGTGAGCCTGGTGTCGCTGCGAGAAGCGTTGCGGATATTGGAAACCGAGGGCCTGGTGTCGGTGCGCCGCGGCAACCGCGGTGGCGCCGTCGTGCACGCGCCGGCCAAAGCGAGCGCGGCCTACATGCTCGGGCTGCTGCTGCAGAGCGACTACGTGCCCCTCGCCGACCTCGGCACGGCCCTGCAAGAACTCGACCCGATGTGCGCCGCCCTTGCCGCGCGTCGCCCGGACCGCGCCAAGACATTGATACCCAAGCTCAAAAAGCTCAACGATGCGATGGCCGAACACATCGAGGACGGCGCGCGCTTCACCGAGATCGGCGGGCAGTTCCACGACGAGATCGTGCGTGGCTGCGGCAACCACACGATGACCGCGGTCGTCGGCAGCCTGGAGACGTTGTGGACCGGGCACCTGAACTGGTGGGCCCAGGAGACCGCCGCCCGCGGCGAGTACCCGTCGTTGAGCAGACGCCGCATCGCATTGCGCGTGCACACCAAGATCGTCGACGCCATCGAGGCCGGTGACGCCGAACGCGCCAGGAAGCTGGCCGCGCGCCACGTCGCCGACACCCAGACCTACCTGCTCGCAGGCGATCCCGAGCAGCGGATCGTGGCGCTCTCGCCGCAGGCCTTGGCCCAACGCCAACGCTGAAAGGGTGTGACATGCGCACGGCCCTGATCACCGGCGGCAGCGGTGGCATCGGAAAAGCCTGTGCCCACAGGCTCGTCGTAGCGGGCTACGACGTCATCCTGACCGCCCGGCGAGAAGAGCCGTTGCGCGCGGCCGCCCGGGAGACCGGCGCCCGCTACGTCGTCGCCGACGCCAGTGAACCCGAAGCGTTTCAGCCCGCGGTCGACGCGGCCGACCGACTCGATCTGGTGGTGCACGCCTCGGGCGTCCTCGGCGGCACCTACGCGCGCAAACAGACCTTCGCGCAATGGCGCACCACCATCTCGGCCAACCTGGACTCGTGCTTCGTGGTGACCTCGGCCGCACTGCCGCGGATGACGGCCGGGTCGCGCTTCGTGTTCGTCTCCTCCTCGGCGGCACACGAACCGATGCGGGCCCGCACCGCCTATTCGGCCTCGAAAGCGGGCATGAACGCGTTCGCGGCCGCGCTGGCACAGGAAGTGGACCGCGACGGCATCAACGTGCACGTCGTCACGCCGGGGCCGGTCGAAACCGAGATGCTGCAGGACGTGCCCTTCGAGATGTACGCCATCCGCGCCGCCGATGTCGCCGAGGCCGTCGCCTGGCTGGACACCCTCGACCCGTCGGTGGACCTGCCCGAGATCAGGTTGCACGCCGTCACCCGCGGCCCGTCGGCGCGCGCGCCGGTGGTTCCGTTGGAGGCGCAGCGCCGCGCAGGCAAGTGATTTCAGAGCGCCTTGACCGTCGACGGCAGACCGTAGAGTGCGGTGGCGTTGCCGCGCATGATGCGCTCGCGCTGATCTTCGGGGAACCGGCGGATGGCCCACTGCGGTGAGTCGTAGCTCCAGTGCGGATAGTCGGTCGAGAACATCAGGTTATCGCCGAGATCCATCATCTCCAGGTACTCCCGATACACCGCGACGTTGACCTCTTCCAGCGGTTGGGTGGTGAACCGGACGTGTTCAAGCACGTACTCCGACGGTCGGCGGCGCACCAGAGGCAGATCGGCCTTGCGCTGCTCCCAGATCCGGTCCATTCGCCACATCACCGGCATCGCCCAGGTGAAGCCGCCCTCGACGAACACGATCCGCAGCCCGGGGTGGCGGTCGAATGCCCCGTCGAACACCAGGCTCGTCAAGTGGGCCGCGTACAGCAGCGGCCAGGAGGCGAAGAAGTCATGCCAGTGCGCCGGATTGCCGACCGGATACACCGGGATCAACTCGAACGGGGTCTGGCCCATCAGGTGGGTGGCCACCGGAAGTCCGTGTCGTGACGCGGCTTCGTAGATCGGGTCGAAATGTGAGCTGCCGAACGGGATTCCGCGTGTCTGCGGTGTCATCAACACCTCGGCCATGTACGGGTGACCGGCCCATCGTTCGATCTCGCGCGCCGAGCGCACCGGGTCCTGTGCGGTGACGCTGATCGTGCCCCGCCACCGCCCGTGCCAATTGTTCTCACCCAGCCACACGTCGGCCAGCCAGTCGTTGTGGGTGGCTTTGAGGATGTGCTCGGCCTCGGGAAGCTGCACGTCGCACATCGGCTCCAGCAGCGCGATGCTCACCCCGGCGTCGATCAGCAGTTGCTTGGCGGCGAACTCCGGATCGCTTCCTGGCGCGCCTCCACCCGGCGGGACGGCGTCGACCCGTAATGACATGGTCTTGTAGGAGTCCGGGGTGTCGTAGAAGTGCGGAATCGGGGATCTCGCGTTGCCGGTGGGCCAGAGCCGGTCCTTCCACTGCGCGGGGGCGTAGGCCTTGAGCACCTCGGTGGAGACGGGCAGCGGATGGACATCGGTGTCGACGATCGTCACCTCGACGTCTCGGGCGGTGTCTGCACGGGCTTGGCTGCCGATCGTCGTCACAGCCGGCTCCCCTCCAGTTCAGCGATGGCGTACAGCTCGGCGGCGTTGCGCCACAGCACCTTTTCGCGCTGCACGTCGTTGAGCCCGGCGACCGCCGACTCGACCGCCGTCGTCGACCAGTGTGGATAGTTCGACCCGTACATGAGCAACGTGGACTTGTCCGTGTAGTCCATCCAGCGCTCGGTGAGCGTGGTGTCGGTCGGTCCGTCGAGCGCCGACGTACAGAACCGGACGTGATCGCGAAGATACTGGCTCGGATAGCGGTCGACCCACGGCGTTTGGTCCCGCATCGACATCCAGAACGTGTCCAGCCGCCACATCAACGGGGTGAGGATGTCATAGCCCCCGTCGGCGAAGACGAACCGCAGGCCGGCGTGGCGGCCGAAGGTCCCCTCGATGATCAGTGTCGCCAAATGCACGAAAGCGTTCAGCGGCATCAACGCGGCGTACCCGGGATAGGTGTGGGCGTGGCCGGCGAACGTCGGCGCGTAGTCAACTCCGTTGCCGCCGTTGATGTGTACGGCCACAGGCAGCCCGTGCGCGGCCGCCGCCTCCCAGATCGGCTCGAACATCGGCTTGCCGTAGGGCTCGCGCGACTGCAGCGGCACACCGACCTGCGCCATCTGCGGATGCCTCGCCAGCCGTTCTATCTCGGCGACCGCGCCCTTGACGTCCTCGGGGTTGACGCGAATGGTGCCACGGAGCCGGCCCGTCGTGTCGGCCTCCAGCCAGCGCTCGATCAGCCAGTCGTTGACCGCCGCGCAGATGCAACTGTTGAGCAGATAGTCGGCGATGTTGCCGCGCGTCAACGGGTTCAAGATCGCCACGTCGACGCCGCCGTCGACCAGGTGGCGCGCCACGGTCTCGGGATCCGAGCCCGGATAGTGCTCGCCGTAGAGGTCTTGGCGGTAGTCCCCGCCGGGGGCCTGGTACCACTGCTGCTCGACATCGGGGATGGCGCGCAGCTTGTGCGCGGCGGGCAGATAGCGCCGGATCTCGGAGTTGTACCGGAAATGCGGTTGGACGTTGGCGTCGATGATCGGGGTTCTCATGCCGTCAGGAACACCTGCCCGTCGACGACGTCGACCTGGTAGGTGCGCACCCGTTTGCCGGGATCGGCCAGGCTCACCCCGGTGGTGATGTCGAACTCCCATTGGTGCCAAGGGCATCGGAGGATGCGGCCGGCGCGGGTCTGGCGTATCCGGCCCGGCGCGTCGGGGTCGAACTCGTTGGCGCCGCCGACATAACCGGCGCACAGCGGCGCGCCTTCGTGAGCACAGTAGTTGGCGATGGCGTGCAGCGAGCCGTCGATGTTGTAGATCCCGACCCCGAACCTGCCCGCAGGCACCAGCTTCATGCTGCCCGGAGGCAAGTCCTCGATCGCGCATATCGCCAGGCGCTGCATTCCATCCCCTCGGTCTCCTTGACCCGGATTACCTAAAATAGTAAAGATAAGAAGATAGCGCGCAAGATGCG comes from Mycolicibacterium pulveris and encodes:
- a CDS encoding amidohydrolase family protein; this translates as MRTPIIDANVQPHFRYNSEIRRYLPAAHKLRAIPDVEQQWYQAPGGDYRQDLYGEHYPGSDPETVARHLVDGGVDVAILNPLTRGNIADYLLNSCICAAVNDWLIERWLEADTTGRLRGTIRVNPEDVKGAVAEIERLARHPQMAQVGVPLQSREPYGKPMFEPIWEAAAAHGLPVAVHINGGNGVDYAPTFAGHAHTYPGYAALMPLNAFVHLATLIIEGTFGRHAGLRFVFADGGYDILTPLMWRLDTFWMSMRDQTPWVDRYPSQYLRDHVRFCTSALDGPTDTTLTERWMDYTDKSTLLMYGSNYPHWSTTAVESAVAGLNDVQREKVLWRNAAELYAIAELEGSRL
- a CDS encoding amidohydrolase family protein; the protein is MTTIGSQARADTARDVEVTIVDTDVHPLPVSTEVLKAYAPAQWKDRLWPTGNARSPIPHFYDTPDSYKTMSLRVDAVPPGGGAPGSDPEFAAKQLLIDAGVSIALLEPMCDVQLPEAEHILKATHNDWLADVWLGENNWHGRWRGTISVTAQDPVRSAREIERWAGHPYMAEVLMTPQTRGIPFGSSHFDPIYEAASRHGLPVATHLMGQTPFELIPVYPVGNPAHWHDFFASWPLLYAAHLTSLVFDGAFDRHPGLRIVFVEGGFTWAMPVMWRMDRIWEQRKADLPLVRRRPSEYVLEHVRFTTQPLEEVNVAVYREYLEMMDLGDNLMFSTDYPHWSYDSPQWAIRRFPEDQRERIMRGNATALYGLPSTVKAL
- a CDS encoding SDR family oxidoreductase — protein: MRTALITGGSGGIGKACAHRLVVAGYDVILTARREEPLRAAARETGARYVVADASEPEAFQPAVDAADRLDLVVHASGVLGGTYARKQTFAQWRTTISANLDSCFVVTSAALPRMTAGSRFVFVSSSAAHEPMRARTAYSASKAGMNAFAAALAQEVDRDGINVHVVTPGPVETEMLQDVPFEMYAIRAADVAEAVAWLDTLDPSVDLPEIRLHAVTRGPSARAPVVPLEAQRRAGK
- a CDS encoding Rieske (2Fe-2S) protein — encoded protein: MQRLAICAIEDLPPGSMKLVPAGRFGVGIYNIDGSLHAIANYCAHEGAPLCAGYVGGANEFDPDAPGRIRQTRAGRILRCPWHQWEFDITTGVSLADPGKRVRTYQVDVVDGQVFLTA